The stretch of DNA GCGCGACGAGCGCGGCGAGGCCGCCCAGCGGGCCCGCCGCCGCGCCGACGCCCTGGCCGGGCTCGCCTTCCGGCTGCGCGAGCGCACCGGATGGACCGGACGGCTGCGCGAGCTGGCCGACGAGACCGCACAGGCCGAGCAGCGCCAGCAGCTGTGCACCGAGCAGGCCCAGGCCGCCGACGAGGACCGCCGCGCCGCCCAGCGCGCGGCCGACGACGCCCGCCGCACCGTCCGCGCCCTGCGCGCAGAACGCGCCGAACTGCCCACCGCGGAGGACACCGAGTCTGCCCCTGAGTCAACTGACCCCGCGTCAGAAGATGCCTCCGCAGCCTCCCTTCCGGCCCTGCGCGAGGCCCACCGCGCCGCCTCCCAGCTCTACGATCAGGTCGGCGTCGGCGCCGACCTGCGCGCCGAGCAGGCCCGCGCCGAGGGCGACGAGTCCGCCGCCCGCACCGAGCTGGACCGCCTCACCAACAAGGTCCGGCTCCGCGCCGAGGAACTGCTCACCACCCCCGACGGCGCCGACGCCCCGGGCCGCCAGGCCGCCGCCGCGCGCGCCGAGGACCTCGTGCAGACCATCGAGGGCCGCGCCTCCGCCGCCAGCGAGCAGCTCGGCCGGCTGCGCGGCGAGGCCGAGCGCAGCGCCCCGCTCACCGGGGACGCCCACACCGAACTGCCCGACGAGCTGCTCCCCACCGACACCGAGCACGCCCAGGCGCTGCTCCGAGCCGCCACCGCCGAGCTGGCCGGACGCACCGACCTGCTCACCGCCGCCCGCTCGGCCCACAACGAACTCCAGCGCTCACTGGAGGCCACCCAGCACGCCGCCGCCGAGTTCGACGAGTCCGCGGCCCAACTCCGGGACGGCCTGCGGGAACCGGCCGCGGCCGCCCCCGAGGGCGAGGACGAGACACCGCCGCCCTTCCCGGGCACCCTGGCCGAGGCCCGCCAGTCCGCCGCCGACAGCCGCCGCTCGCTGCGCGCTGCCGTCGCCGATCTGGCCGCGGCCGACCTCGCCGTCCGCGACGCCTCCGACACCCTGGTCCGGCACGCCAACTCCACCCGCTACGAGGCCGTCCGCACCCCCGCCCGCCAGCAGATCCGCGAACTCCCGGCCGCCGCCCTGCCCGAGCACGCCGCCGCCTGGGCCGTCGCCTTCGCGCCCCGACTGCGGGTCCTCAGCGACGAGTTGGAGCAGCTGGAACGCAACCGCGACAGCATCGTCGACCGCCTGCGCGGTCTGGTCGAGACCTCCCTCGCCACCCTGCGCGCCGCCCAGCGGCTGTCCCGGCTGCCCGAGGGGCTGGGGGAGTGGTCCGGCCAGGAGTTCCTCCGGATCCGCTTCGAGGACCCGGACCACGCCGTGCTCACCGAGCGCCTCGGCGAGGTCATCGACGAGGCCACCCGCGCGGCCGTCCGCCGCACCGGCGCGGCGAGCGGCACCAGCGACTGGGGCCGCAGGGACGGGATGTCACTGCTGCTGCGCGGCGTCCACGCGGCGGTCGAGCCCAAGGGCGTGGCTGTGGAGATCCTCAAGCCGGACGCGGTCCTGCGCGCCGAACGCGTCTCGGTCAGCCAGATGTCGGACGTCTTCTCCGGCGGCCAACTGCTCACCGCCGCCATCGCGCTCTACTGCACCATGGCCGCGCTGCGCGCCAACGACCGCGGTCAGGCCCGGTTGGCCCACGCCGGCACGCTGTTCCTGGACAACCCGATCGGCCGCGCCAACGCCACCTATCTGATCGAGCTCCAGCGCGCCGTGGCCTCCGCCCTGGGCGTCCAACTCCTCTACACCACGGGTCTGCTGGACGCCAATGCGCTGGCGGAGTTCCCGCTGATCATCCGGCTGCGCAACGACGCCGACCTGCGGGCCGGGCTCAAGTACATCTCCGTCGAGGAGCATCTGCGCCCCGGGCTGCCGGAGATCGACCCGGAGGAGGCCGACATCCACGGCGCGGTCACCGCGACCCGGATGTTCCGCAGGCCGGCGGAGGTCACTGCCTGATCAGTAGTCAGTTCAGGTCAGAGCTGTCGTCGTGCGGCCCTGCGGCGCTGCACGTCGGCCGTCAGGGCGATGCCCGCGTCCAGCAGGAACCAGGTCGTCACGAAGATCCCCACGGCGGTGACGATCAGCGCCAGCGGGGTGAAGACGGCATGCACGGCCGAGCCGACCATCGTGAAGCCCAGCGCGTTCAGGGTGCACCCGGCGGCGACCAGCAGCCGCGCCCGTGCCTTGCGCGACCTGTCCGATACCCGACCCGCCACCCCAGCCCCCACGAGCTTCACCGACCACCGACAGAGTCCTGCCCAGCGCAGCGGGGCTCATGCCCCGCCCGGGACCGAGTCCTCGTCGATCCACCCTTTAGTACGCTCCACGGCCTTCAGCCAGTTGCGCTGCTCGCGCGCCCGGGTCTCCCGGTCCATCCGGGGCGTCCACTCCGCACCGCGGTGCCAGTTGGCCCGCAGCGCGTCCAGGTCCGGCCAGAAGCCGACCGCGAGGCCGGCCGCGTAGGCGGCGCCCAGCGCCGTGGTCTCCGCCACCGACGGCCGCTCCACCGGAGCGTCCAGGACATCCGAAATGATCTGCATCAGCAGGTCGTTGGCGGTCATCCCGCCGTCCACCTTGAGCGAACTGAGGGTCACCCCGGAGTCCTTGGCCATGGCGTCGACGACCTCGCGGGTCTGCCAGGCCGTGGCCTCCAGCACGGCCCGGGCCAGATGACCCTTGTTCACATAGCCGGTCAGCCCGGTGATCACGCCCCGTGCATCGGACCGCCAGTAGGGTGCGAACAGCCCGGAGAAGGCCGGCACGATGTACGCGCCACCGTTGTCCTGCACCGTCGAGGCCAACTCCTCGATCTCGGCGGCGGTCGAGATGAGCCCCAGCTGGTCGCGCAGCCACTGCACCAGCGACCCGGTGACCGCGATCGAGCCCTCCAACGCGTACACCGCTTTCTGCTCGCCGATCCGGTAGCCGACCGTGGTCAGCAGCCCGTGGTAGGAGTTGACGGCCTTCTCGCCGGTGTTGAGCAGCAGGAAGGTGCCGGTGCCGTAGGTGCTCTTGGCCTCGCCCTCGGTGAAGCAGGTCTGCCCGAACAGCGCCGCCTGCTGGTCGCCCAGCGCCGACGCCACCGGCACGCCCGCCAGTTCGCCCACCGCGTACCCGTACACCTCGGCCGAGGAACGGATCTGCGGCAGCAGCGAGGCCGGGACGGCGAAGGACTCCAGCAGCCGCTCGTCCCATTCCAGGGTGTGCAGATTCATCAGCATGGTGCGGGAGGCGTTGGTGACGTCGGTGACGTGCACCCCGCCGTCGACGCCGCCGGTGAGGTTCCAGATCAGCCAGCTGTCCATGGTGCCGAAGAGCAGTTCCCCGGCCTCGGCGCGCTCGCGCAGCCCGTCGACGTGGTCCAGCAGCCAGCGGATCTTCGGCCCGGAGAAGTAACTCGCCAGCGGCAGCCCGGTCTCCCGGCGGAAGCGGTCCTGGCCGACGTTGCGGCCCAGCTGCCGACAGAGCGCCTCGGTCCTGGTGTCCTGCCAGACGATGGCGTTGTGCACGGGCTCACCGGTGCGGCGGTCCCACAGCAGGGTGGTCTCACGCTGGTTGGTGATCCCGATCGCGCTCAGCTCCGTTGGGCCGATGCCGGCCCGCCGCAGCGCCCCGGTGACCACCGAGCGCACCCGGGTCCAGATCTCCGCGGCATCGTGCTCGACCCAGCCGGGCCGGGGGAGGATCTGGCGGTGCTCCTGCTGCTCGACGGCCACGATCGAACCGTCCGCGGCGAAGACGATGCAGCGGCTCGACGTGGTGCCCTGGTCGATCGCGGCGATGCAGCGGCCCCGCGGTCGCTCCCCGGCGTCGGGAACGGCGGCGATGGTGCGGCGCGACTGGGGAGGCATGCAGAAGAGTCTGCCAGCCACCCCCGCCCGCCCTCCACCGCCGCGGCTCCAGTCCGGCGCTCCGGTACCCGACGATCCGTCAGGAGGCCAGTCGTGCCCCGCCGTCCACCGGCAGCACGATGCCGGTGGTGTAGGTGTTCTCCACCAGGAAGGCGATGGCGTGCGCCACCTCCTCGGGCCGCCCCGGCCGCCCGACCGGCGTGCCGGCGCAGGCGCCGGTCAGTGCGCCCTCCCTGCCCTCCTCGGGGACCCAGTCCCACCAGGGGGTGTCGATGACCCCGGGGGAGACCGCGTTCACCCGGCGCGGGGCCAGCTCCGCCGCCAGGATCCTGGAGGCTGCCTCCACACCCGCGTTCGAGGAGCCGAGTACGACCAGCCCGGCCGCGCTGAGCTGCGAGCTCACCGCTCCGACCAGGGTCACCGATCCGTCCCCGCGCAGCGTTCCCAGTGCGGCCTTCACCGTCAGCAACTGCGGGATGAGCTTGCCCTCGCTGTGCCGGCGCAGGTCTGCGCCGGTCAGGTCGAGCAGCGAGGTGACCCCGCCCCTGGCCGTGAGGGTGACGACGAGGTGGTCGAACGGGCCCACCTCGGCGAAGAACGCAGCCAACTGCCCCTCGTCGGAGCCGTCCAGGATCCGCCCCTCGACCTCCTCGCCGAGCACCTTCAGCGCCGCCTCCAGACGCTCGGCGTTCCGTCCGGCGACGACGACCCGGTAACCCCGGTCCCGCAGCAGCTCGGCCGCGGCCAGGCCGATCCCGGAGGTCCCGCCGACGATCACAACACGTTCAGACATGGCGTCCGCTTCCTCTTGATTCCCTCCCGGTGACCCACTTTCGAGTCACTGTGCCTCGATTATGTATCGAGGCACAGTGACTTGTAAAGTCGGGCCATGAACCAGACCACCCCCGCACCCCAGGGGCGCCCCCGCAGCGAGAGCGCCCGCCGGGCGATCCTCGACGCGGCCCTGGCGCTCGCGGCTCGCGACGGCTACACCGCGGTCACCATCAAGGGCATCGCCGAAGCCGCCGGCGTGGGTCGGCAGACCGTCTACCGCTGGTGGCCGACCCGGGGGGCGGTTCTGATCGAGGCGCTGGCCGAGATCGGCGCGGCCCACGTCCTGCCCGAACCCTCCGGCGACCCGCGCGCGGACCTGCGGCTCTTCCTGGACCAGACCTTCGCGTTGGCCGTCGAGGTGCCCGTCGCCAATGTCCTGCTCGGCATCACCGCCGATGCCGTGAGCGATCCCGCGCTGGCCGCCGTCCGGCGCGGCTACATCTCCGGCCGTCGCGATCTGCTGCGCGAGGCCCTGGAACGCTGCGACCGCGCCTGGGCGGTGCCGGTGGACACCCTGGTCGACCTGGCCTTCGGCGCCATGTGGTATCGGCTGATGAACGAACACGCCCCGGTAGGGCCACAGTTGACGGAGGAACTGATGGTGGTGGTGGACGCGCTGGCCCGGTAGCCGTAGGGGGTGGTCCGCGAGTCCTTTCGGGGGTATGTTGTTCTCAGTAGGAGAAGAACTCAGAATGAGAACAACCCGAGCGGAGCGCCCGATGTCCCCGCAGGACCAGCCGCCGCAGGCCGACCGGTCCGAGCAGGACTGGCTCGCGGCCTACGACCCCCGGGCCTTCGCCCCGGTCGCGGTCACCGTGGACGTGGTCGTTCTGACGCTGCGCCAGGGCCGGTTGCATGTGCTGCTGGTCCGGCGCGCAGGCCCGCCGTACAAGGGCTGCTGGGCACTGCCCGGCGGTTTCGTCCGAGCCGGAAAGGAGGACCTCGACCAGGCCGCGGCCCGCGAGCTCGCCGAGGAGACCGGAGTCGACACCGCCGCCCTGCGGCGGGTCCACCTGGAACAGCTCGGCTCCTACGGCGCTCCCGCCCGCGATCCGCGGATGCACGTCGTCTCCGTGGCCTACCTCGCCTTCGCCCCCGACCTGCCCGACCCGCAGGCGGGCACCGACGCGGCAGCGGCCGCCTGGGTACCGCTCGGCGGGACCGATCCGACTGCCGGACCCCACAGGGGAGGGCCCAGCAGCCGGACCGATCCCGCCGGGCACCCGCTGGCCTTCGACCACGCGGTGATCCTCGCCGAGGCCCTGGAGCGGGCCCGGTCCAAACTCGAGTACACCCCGCTGGCCACGGCCTTCCTCGGTCCCGAGTTCACCATCTCCGAACTGCGCTCGGTCTACGAGGAGATCTGGGGGGAGAAGCTCCACGCGGGCAACTTCCACCGCAAGGTCCTCTCCGTCCCCGGCTTCGTCGAGAGCACCGGCGGGACCGCGACCCGGGCAGGCAGCAAGGGCGGCCCCCGGGCCCGCCTCTACCGCACCGGCGACGCCCGACTGCTCCACCCCGCAC from Streptomyces sp. 846.5 encodes:
- the glpK gene encoding glycerol kinase GlpK, producing MPPQSRRTIAAVPDAGERPRGRCIAAIDQGTTSSRCIVFAADGSIVAVEQQEHRQILPRPGWVEHDAAEIWTRVRSVVTGALRRAGIGPTELSAIGITNQRETTLLWDRRTGEPVHNAIVWQDTRTEALCRQLGRNVGQDRFRRETGLPLASYFSGPKIRWLLDHVDGLRERAEAGELLFGTMDSWLIWNLTGGVDGGVHVTDVTNASRTMLMNLHTLEWDERLLESFAVPASLLPQIRSSAEVYGYAVGELAGVPVASALGDQQAALFGQTCFTEGEAKSTYGTGTFLLLNTGEKAVNSYHGLLTTVGYRIGEQKAVYALEGSIAVTGSLVQWLRDQLGLISTAAEIEELASTVQDNGGAYIVPAFSGLFAPYWRSDARGVITGLTGYVNKGHLARAVLEATAWQTREVVDAMAKDSGVTLSSLKVDGGMTANDLLMQIISDVLDAPVERPSVAETTALGAAYAAGLAVGFWPDLDALRANWHRGAEWTPRMDRETRAREQRNWLKAVERTKGWIDEDSVPGGA
- a CDS encoding SDR family oxidoreductase; translation: MSERVVIVGGTSGIGLAAAELLRDRGYRVVVAGRNAERLEAALKVLGEEVEGRILDGSDEGQLAAFFAEVGPFDHLVVTLTARGGVTSLLDLTGADLRRHSEGKLIPQLLTVKAALGTLRGDGSVTLVGAVSSQLSAAGLVVLGSSNAGVEAASRILAAELAPRRVNAVSPGVIDTPWWDWVPEEGREGALTGACAGTPVGRPGRPEEVAHAIAFLVENTYTTGIVLPVDGGARLAS
- a CDS encoding TetR/AcrR family transcriptional regulator, which translates into the protein MNQTTPAPQGRPRSESARRAILDAALALAARDGYTAVTIKGIAEAAGVGRQTVYRWWPTRGAVLIEALAEIGAAHVLPEPSGDPRADLRLFLDQTFALAVEVPVANVLLGITADAVSDPALAAVRRGYISGRRDLLREALERCDRAWAVPVDTLVDLAFGAMWYRLMNEHAPVGPQLTEELMVVVDALAR
- a CDS encoding NUDIX domain-containing protein; translated protein: MSPQDQPPQADRSEQDWLAAYDPRAFAPVAVTVDVVVLTLRQGRLHVLLVRRAGPPYKGCWALPGGFVRAGKEDLDQAAARELAEETGVDTAALRRVHLEQLGSYGAPARDPRMHVVSVAYLAFAPDLPDPQAGTDAAAAAWVPLGGTDPTAGPHRGGPSSRTDPAGHPLAFDHAVILAEALERARSKLEYTPLATAFLGPEFTISELRSVYEEIWGEKLHAGNFHRKVLSVPGFVESTGGTATRAGSKGGPRARLYRTGDARLLHPALLRPDREEADR